One Carboxydothermus pertinax genomic window carries:
- a CDS encoding DegV family protein produces MNKTFIVADSIGYLTPDYMEENKEILEIVPLTAHIGQYDFIDSLTEIKRYYEVLMSTKERPTTSQPPSSAFKKIFEEKLKLGYEIVCITISSRFSGTYNSALAAANELDGRKIYVLDSKAIVGAQTYMIKYAVQKAREGEEALKIYQELRSIVPRMKLYFVPDSLEFLHRGGRIGGAAALFGSILQIKPVLTMVDGAIEVVEKIRTFNKAFEKLYDLIPSDALWAGVVEFYARDAAIKMQNKLKEKLGRDDIEIHSVGPVIASHIGPGALGTVYLAKD; encoded by the coding sequence ATGAATAAAACTTTTATTGTTGCTGACTCAATTGGCTATTTAACCCCGGATTATATGGAAGAAAATAAGGAAATTCTAGAAATTGTACCGCTTACAGCCCATATCGGACAATATGATTTTATCGACAGCTTAACGGAAATTAAAAGGTATTATGAAGTTTTAATGAGTACAAAAGAACGACCTACTACCTCTCAACCACCTTCCTCAGCTTTTAAAAAAATTTTTGAGGAAAAGTTAAAATTAGGGTATGAGATTGTATGTATTACGATTTCTTCGAGATTTAGCGGCACCTATAATAGTGCTTTAGCCGCAGCTAATGAGTTAGATGGACGAAAAATATACGTTTTGGATTCAAAAGCAATTGTAGGGGCTCAAACGTACATGATAAAATATGCGGTGCAAAAGGCTCGGGAGGGGGAAGAAGCGTTAAAAATTTATCAGGAGCTCAGAAGTATAGTTCCCCGAATGAAACTTTATTTTGTTCCCGATAGTTTGGAGTTTTTACATCGGGGTGGACGAATTGGAGGTGCGGCGGCACTTTTTGGAAGTATATTACAAATAAAACCGGTTCTTACTATGGTAGATGGGGCTATCGAGGTTGTGGAAAAGATAAGGACATTTAATAAAGCCTTTGAAAAGTTATATGATTTGATCCCTTCTGATGCTTTATGGGCAGGAGTAGTTGAATTTTATGCTCGTGATGCAGCGATTAAAATGCAAAATAAACTTAAAGAAAAATTAGGCCGGGACGACATTGAAATCCATTCAGTTGGACCAGTTATCGCAAGCCATATTGGGCCTGGTGCCCTTGGTACAGTTTACTTAGCAAAAGATTAA
- a CDS encoding pseudouridine synthase — protein sequence MRIDKFLAHMGFGTRKEVRKLLKAQKVEVNGTVVKDPAYNFNEKEAIVKVKGVEITYKPFVYFMLNKPQGYVSATIDKYYPTVVELIPFHREIFPVGRLDVDTEGLMILTDDGKLAHHLTSPKKEVEKEYYFELDQPLEEMDFEKIKTGIRLDDGYLTKPARLLGKGGEKKGTIILTEGKYHQVKRMFQALGKRVVYLKRLRIGGLTLDSELLPGEYRELTPEEIELLKKV from the coding sequence GTGCGGATTGATAAATTTTTAGCTCATATGGGATTTGGTACGCGAAAAGAAGTCCGAAAACTTCTTAAAGCTCAAAAGGTAGAGGTAAATGGTACCGTGGTAAAAGATCCCGCTTATAATTTTAATGAAAAGGAAGCTATCGTTAAAGTAAAAGGGGTGGAAATAACTTACAAACCTTTTGTTTACTTTATGTTAAATAAGCCCCAGGGGTACGTCTCGGCTACGATAGATAAATATTACCCAACGGTGGTAGAGTTAATACCTTTTCATCGCGAAATCTTTCCTGTGGGAAGGCTTGATGTAGATACTGAAGGGCTAATGATTTTAACTGATGATGGTAAGCTAGCCCATCATTTAACCTCTCCGAAAAAAGAAGTGGAAAAAGAATATTATTTTGAATTAGACCAGCCTTTAGAAGAAATGGATTTTGAAAAAATAAAAACCGGGATCAGGCTTGATGATGGTTACCTTACCAAACCTGCCCGGCTTTTAGGTAAAGGAGGGGAAAAAAAAGGTACAATTATTCTTACAGAAGGGAAATATCATCAAGTAAAAAGAATGTTTCAGGCCTTAGGGAAACGGGTAGTGTATTTAAAAAGATTAAGAATAGGAGGATTAACTTTAGATAGTGAGCTTTTACCTGGTGAATACCGGGAATTAACTCCGGAAGAAATTGAGCTTTTAAAAAAGGTTTAG
- a CDS encoding lytic transglycosylase domain-containing protein produces MKPLMNFHIRQQAITIGQNISNLFLRLILISGVILLFIIIYLYLIPTNLEVALISKVTSYNPPYSVTLKEFKLDRKATFSFKKEKYYEFKEGLKDTIAFIGHELRNFKVKEKDKKDMNISAGYIIKSNIRNSLVAFADFLTIRIYTTSDQQKVAIGPKNFIQFLDQKHKVLRWSQYIFKAAELYNLDPALIAAVIEQESGGNPNAISPAGAIGLMQLMPSTARGLGVNPYDPEQNIIGGAKYLAIQYKRFGDLQLALAAYNAGPGNVYNNNYLYISETQNYLRNVPRLMEKYRGIFAQAKVLAKEKKGDHSAD; encoded by the coding sequence TTGAAACCTTTAATGAACTTTCATATTCGGCAGCAAGCCATTACAATTGGACAAAATATTAGCAATTTATTCCTGAGATTAATTTTAATTAGTGGGGTTATTTTGTTATTTATAATTATATATCTGTATTTAATACCAACAAACTTGGAAGTAGCATTAATTTCAAAGGTAACAAGTTATAATCCTCCCTATAGTGTTACTTTAAAAGAATTTAAGCTAGACCGAAAAGCTACCTTTTCTTTTAAAAAAGAAAAATATTACGAATTTAAAGAAGGACTAAAAGATACCATTGCTTTTATTGGGCATGAACTTAGAAACTTTAAAGTAAAAGAAAAGGATAAAAAAGATATGAATATTTCGGCTGGTTACATCATTAAAAGCAATATTAGAAATTCACTGGTAGCTTTTGCTGATTTTTTAACAATACGAATTTATACCACCAGTGACCAGCAAAAAGTGGCTATTGGCCCTAAAAATTTTATTCAGTTTTTAGACCAAAAGCATAAAGTATTACGTTGGTCCCAATATATTTTCAAAGCGGCGGAATTATATAATCTAGATCCAGCATTAATTGCTGCAGTAATTGAGCAGGAATCGGGGGGCAATCCTAATGCTATAAGCCCTGCTGGGGCAATTGGGCTTATGCAGCTAATGCCTAGTACTGCTCGCGGCTTAGGGGTAAATCCTTATGATCCCGAGCAAAATATAATTGGTGGTGCTAAATATTTAGCTATTCAATATAAACGTTTTGGTGATTTACAGCTAGCATTAGCGGCATATAACGCTGGACCTGGGAATGTTTATAATAACAATTATCTATATATTTCTGAAACACAAAATTATTTGCGTAATGTTCCCAGACTTATGGAAAAGTACCGGGGCATTTTTGCTCAAGCAAAAGTTTTAGCTAAAGAGAAAAAGGGGGATCATAGTGCGGATTGA
- a CDS encoding ABC transporter permease yields the protein MGDIMEMLASALRMTIPVLITALGAIYSERSGVTNIGLEGMMMTGAFWGAYGALHYGPVGGFLLAIAMGMLVALIHAVVTVTYRVDQIVSGVAINILAYGLARFFSIALFGMATTSPSVNGLPKIDIPLLKNINALKPIATDISPIIILGILLVFITYWVLERTVFGLRLKAVGENPLAADTLGVKVIPYRYLGVIISGAFAGLAGAYLSIEHTHMYVEGMTQGKGFIALAAMIFGNWMPFGSFWASFLFGFAEAISMRVVQSKVIPYQFIKMIPYLLTLLVLAGVVRKAQPPASVGIPYSREGD from the coding sequence ATGGGCGATATTATGGAAATGTTAGCCTCGGCTCTTCGCATGACCATTCCTGTATTAATTACTGCCTTGGGAGCAATTTACTCGGAGCGAAGTGGTGTAACCAATATTGGTCTTGAAGGAATGATGATGACCGGTGCCTTTTGGGGAGCTTACGGTGCTTTACATTACGGCCCGGTAGGTGGTTTTTTACTGGCGATAGCAATGGGCATGCTGGTGGCTTTAATCCATGCGGTGGTTACAGTAACTTACCGGGTTGACCAAATTGTTTCGGGGGTGGCTATAAATATTCTTGCTTACGGTTTAGCAAGATTTTTCAGTATTGCTTTGTTTGGGATGGCAACTACCAGCCCCAGCGTTAATGGTTTGCCGAAAATCGATATACCCTTACTAAAAAACATTAATGCCTTAAAGCCAATTGCTACCGATATTTCTCCAATTATTATTCTTGGAATTCTCCTTGTTTTTATAACTTACTGGGTTTTGGAAAGGACAGTTTTTGGTTTACGCTTAAAAGCCGTTGGGGAAAATCCACTGGCTGCCGATACCCTGGGGGTAAAAGTTATCCCTTATCGCTATTTAGGAGTGATTATCAGTGGAGCTTTTGCTGGCCTTGCTGGGGCGTATCTTTCTATAGAACATACCCATATGTATGTAGAAGGGATGACCCAGGGCAAAGGTTTTATCGCTCTTGCTGCTATGATTTTTGGCAACTGGATGCCCTTTGGATCTTTTTGGGCCTCTTTCCTGTTTGGCTTTGCAGAAGCGATAAGTATGCGGGTTGTCCAAAGTAAAGTTATTCCCTACCAGTTCATAAAGATGATACCTTATCTTTTAACTTTATTAGTACTGGCAGGCGTAGTTAGAAAAGCACAACCCCCAGCTTCGGTAGGAATTCCATATTCCCGGGAAGGAGATTAA
- a CDS encoding ABC transporter permease: protein MNKRAKIILLQLLTPVLAILFAIALSSILIVAIGKSPLEVYQTMVEFSLGRSDSIGAILFNATPLIFSGLAVALSFKVGLFNIGVEGQYFIGAFFAAFVGFTFTGLPAFIHLPLAIFAAMLGGVLWALVPIYLKIRRGVHEVISTIMLNYIAYSLIHYFIADLFMDRNQKVPEGLGSPLIRTPHFAESALMPKLHGFLSFFGIDLPNYVYLNWFFVIGLLLAVGIYYLLWHTPFGYEIRAVGSNPKASEAAGINPNKVYFKGFLLSGAVAGLIGLSHLLSFYGYMDLDFPKNFGFNGIAVALMGNNNPFGIILAALLFGFLNRGAEGVQTFMGVPMETIVIMQGIIILSVVVAANILGRYIKRLEKKEA from the coding sequence ATGAATAAACGGGCAAAAATTATTTTACTACAGCTTTTGACTCCAGTTCTAGCGATACTGTTTGCTATTGCTTTAAGTTCGATCTTAATTGTAGCAATTGGGAAAAGCCCGCTGGAAGTATATCAAACGATGGTTGAATTTAGTCTTGGACGATCTGATAGTATTGGAGCTATTTTATTTAACGCAACACCCCTAATTTTTTCAGGTTTGGCAGTAGCCCTTAGTTTTAAAGTAGGACTTTTCAATATTGGTGTGGAAGGACAGTATTTCATTGGAGCCTTTTTTGCTGCTTTTGTGGGTTTTACGTTTACCGGACTTCCAGCTTTTATCCATTTACCTCTTGCAATTTTTGCGGCAATGCTTGGAGGAGTTTTATGGGCTCTGGTACCAATTTATTTAAAGATCCGGCGTGGTGTTCATGAAGTCATCAGTACTATAATGCTAAACTATATTGCCTATTCTTTAATTCACTATTTTATTGCGGACCTCTTTATGGACCGGAATCAAAAAGTGCCAGAAGGATTGGGTAGTCCTTTAATTCGAACTCCGCACTTTGCCGAATCAGCGTTAATGCCAAAACTCCATGGATTTTTAAGCTTTTTTGGTATCGATTTACCTAATTACGTTTATCTTAACTGGTTCTTTGTAATTGGTTTACTTTTAGCTGTTGGGATTTATTATTTACTTTGGCATACCCCCTTTGGCTATGAAATCCGAGCAGTAGGAAGTAATCCTAAGGCTTCTGAGGCTGCCGGAATAAATCCCAACAAAGTATATTTTAAAGGGTTTTTACTAAGTGGTGCAGTTGCAGGCTTAATTGGTCTTTCCCACCTCTTAAGCTTTTACGGATATATGGATTTGGACTTTCCGAAAAACTTTGGGTTTAATGGTATTGCCGTTGCTTTGATGGGTAACAACAACCCCTTTGGTATTATTTTAGCGGCCTTATTGTTTGGCTTTTTAAACCGCGGAGCAGAAGGTGTCCAAACTTTTATGGGGGTTCCTATGGAAACAATAGTTATCATGCAAGGAATAATTATATTAAGTGTTGTGGTTGCAGCTAATATTTTAGGAAGATACATTAAGAGATTAGAGAAGAAGGAGGCTTAA
- a CDS encoding ABC transporter ATP-binding protein, translating into MEKVLELKGITKRFPGLVANDNISFDAIKGEVHALVGENGAGKSTLMKIITGLYQPDEGEMYLKGQILKLSGPRDAIKKGIGMVHQHFMLISRFNVVQNIILGHENSSGGIIDFVKARKRVEELCELYDFKLDLDAPVGDLSVGHQQRVEILKVLYRGAEILILDEPTAVLTPQEVKELFVNLIKLKQEGKTILFISHKLDEVLEISDRITVLRRGKVIGTVKAFETNKKQLAEMMVGRPVLFRLEKPEVRAGDTILEVKNLEVKGSLDRHQLNKLSLAVRAGEIYGIAGVEGNGQRELVEAIMGLLPYDGGEILIKGKSNKGLDTKAIREIGVGYIPEDRHHRGLVLPMTVWENMVLGLERNKAYSTWWKLFRDKIKALTNQKVEEYDIRLGSIELAIRNLSGGNQQKVILARELSYEPDLIIAAQPVRGLDIGAIEFVHKKLIEARNHGKAVLLISADLEEVLSLSDRVGIMYNGEIVKEFVPGELELEKIGQYMLGAHKEAGVGQ; encoded by the coding sequence GTGGAAAAAGTTCTGGAATTAAAGGGTATTACCAAACGCTTCCCCGGGCTGGTTGCTAATGACAATATTTCTTTTGATGCTATTAAAGGAGAAGTTCATGCTTTAGTGGGAGAGAACGGCGCCGGAAAAAGTACCTTAATGAAGATTATAACTGGCCTTTACCAGCCGGATGAAGGTGAAATGTATTTAAAGGGACAAATTTTAAAACTTAGTGGGCCACGGGATGCGATAAAAAAAGGCATTGGGATGGTCCACCAGCATTTTATGCTAATTAGCCGGTTTAACGTGGTTCAAAACATTATCCTTGGTCATGAAAACAGTTCCGGTGGTATTATTGATTTTGTTAAAGCGCGGAAAAGAGTTGAAGAGCTGTGTGAATTATATGACTTTAAGTTGGACCTTGATGCTCCAGTGGGTGATTTATCGGTAGGGCATCAACAGCGGGTGGAAATTTTGAAAGTTCTTTACCGCGGAGCAGAAATATTAATTTTAGACGAACCAACAGCAGTTTTAACTCCCCAAGAAGTAAAAGAACTTTTTGTAAACCTTATAAAATTAAAACAAGAAGGTAAAACGATTTTATTTATAAGTCATAAGCTTGACGAAGTGTTAGAAATTTCTGATAGAATTACAGTATTGCGTCGAGGAAAAGTAATTGGTACGGTAAAGGCTTTTGAGACTAATAAAAAACAACTGGCAGAAATGATGGTTGGCCGTCCAGTATTATTTAGATTGGAAAAGCCGGAAGTTAGAGCTGGTGATACCATCTTAGAGGTAAAAAATTTAGAAGTTAAAGGTAGCTTAGATCGGCATCAGTTAAACAAGCTTAGCCTTGCTGTGCGGGCTGGTGAAATTTATGGAATAGCTGGGGTAGAAGGAAATGGCCAGCGGGAGCTGGTAGAAGCTATAATGGGACTTTTGCCTTATGACGGCGGGGAGATATTGATAAAGGGGAAAAGCAATAAAGGACTTGATACCAAAGCCATTAGAGAGATTGGTGTTGGTTATATTCCTGAAGACAGGCATCATCGGGGCTTAGTTTTACCAATGACCGTATGGGAAAATATGGTACTTGGATTAGAGCGAAATAAAGCTTATAGTACCTGGTGGAAATTATTCCGGGATAAAATTAAAGCTCTCACCAACCAAAAGGTTGAAGAATATGATATTCGCTTGGGTTCTATTGAGCTGGCTATTCGTAATCTCTCGGGGGGAAACCAACAAAAAGTAATTTTAGCCCGGGAATTAAGTTATGAACCTGACCTTATTATTGCAGCTCAGCCGGTGCGAGGCTTAGACATCGGGGCAATTGAGTTTGTGCACAAAAAGTTAATTGAAGCAAGAAACCATGGCAAAGCAGTATTATTAATCTCTGCGGACTTGGAAGAGGTGCTTTCTCTATCTGATCGGGTAGGAATTATGTACAATGGAGAAATTGTTAAAGAGTTTGTGCCGGGCGAATTAGAACTCGAGAAAATTGGTCAATACATGCTAGGGGCACATAAGGAAGCGGGGGTAGGTCAATGA
- a CDS encoding BMP family lipoprotein, with translation MRKFKSLLAAFILVIFAASTLLAGCAKKTEEPAKKEETKKVRVGLVFDVGGRGDKSFNDAAYAGLERAQKEFGDKIEVKYLEPSAGGENREQLLRLLAQDKYDLVFGVGFMFTDAIAKVAKDFPQTKFALIDGYVPDLKEDSNISCLLFKEHEGSFLVGAAAALKSKTGKIGFVGGMQIPLIEKFEAGYIAGAKYINPKIVVLSDYIGTTGDAFKDPVKGKELALKQIKNGADVIYHASGASGVGVIEAAASQKKLAIGVDSDQSLTAPEAQRPYILTSMLKRVDTAVFDTIKSMVENNFKGGYQEFGLKEDGVGYAVNEYNKDLIADIKPKLEEIKTKIINGEIKVPTSKKELK, from the coding sequence ATGCGAAAATTTAAGTCTTTATTAGCAGCTTTTATTTTAGTAATATTTGCTGCATCAACTTTGCTTGCCGGTTGCGCTAAGAAAACTGAAGAACCAGCCAAGAAGGAGGAAACTAAGAAAGTTAGAGTTGGTCTTGTATTTGACGTGGGTGGCCGTGGGGATAAGTCCTTTAACGATGCTGCTTATGCTGGACTGGAGCGGGCTCAAAAAGAATTTGGGGATAAAATTGAAGTAAAATACTTAGAGCCGTCTGCCGGTGGTGAAAACCGGGAACAGCTTTTAAGATTACTGGCTCAAGATAAGTATGATCTTGTTTTTGGTGTGGGTTTTATGTTTACCGATGCTATTGCCAAAGTGGCTAAAGACTTCCCCCAAACCAAGTTTGCCTTAATTGACGGGTATGTTCCTGACTTAAAAGAAGACAGCAACATTTCTTGTTTGCTCTTTAAAGAACATGAAGGCTCTTTCTTGGTAGGTGCTGCGGCAGCTTTAAAGAGTAAAACTGGTAAAATTGGCTTTGTTGGTGGTATGCAAATTCCTTTAATTGAAAAGTTTGAAGCGGGATACATTGCGGGTGCCAAATATATAAATCCTAAGATTGTAGTATTGTCTGATTATATTGGAACTACTGGTGATGCTTTTAAAGACCCAGTTAAGGGTAAGGAATTAGCCTTAAAACAAATTAAAAATGGTGCCGATGTAATTTATCATGCTTCGGGTGCTTCCGGCGTAGGGGTTATTGAAGCAGCGGCTAGTCAGAAAAAATTGGCGATAGGGGTTGACTCCGACCAATCTTTAACTGCTCCTGAAGCGCAAAGACCTTACATCTTAACCAGTATGTTAAAACGGGTTGATACCGCGGTATTTGATACCATCAAGAGCATGGTAGAAAACAACTTTAAGGGTGGGTACCAAGAATTTGGTCTTAAAGAAGATGGGGTAGGATATGCTGTAAATGAATATAATAAAGACCTTATTGCAGATATTAAACCCAAACTCGAAGAAATTAAGACCAAGATCATAAATGGAGAAATTAAGGTACCAACCAGCAAAAAAGAGTTAAAATAA
- the hypE gene encoding hydrogenase expression/formation protein HypE, with amino-acid sequence MDLITLAHGAGGKLTAKLIDNLFKKYLGNEYLFQGDDGAVLSLPTSKIVFSTDSFVVSPRIFPGGDIGKLAVYGTVNDLAVMGAKPLFLSLGLILEEGLMIPELERIIQSIAEAAKITGVKIVTGDTKVVEKGKGDQIYINTSGIGVINAPFIPTGRAAKPGDKILVNGFLGDHGAAILACRENITGDFISDCAPLNDLIELILENFPVHTMRDPSRGGLAATLNEIAKQSRVGIELWEESIPIRPQVKTLCGYLGLDAFALANEGKVVVILPSEVATEVLETMKTHPLGQNAAIIGEVKNEPQGIVYLKNAFGGERIIDMPLGENLPRIC; translated from the coding sequence ATGGATTTGATTACCTTAGCCCATGGGGCAGGCGGCAAATTAACGGCAAAGCTTATTGATAACCTTTTTAAAAAATATTTAGGGAATGAATATCTTTTCCAAGGTGATGATGGGGCTGTTTTATCATTACCTACTTCTAAAATTGTCTTTTCAACTGATAGCTTTGTAGTAAGTCCCCGCATTTTTCCTGGAGGGGATATCGGCAAATTAGCAGTTTATGGAACCGTAAATGATCTTGCGGTGATGGGAGCAAAACCGTTATTTTTATCGCTGGGGTTAATATTAGAAGAAGGGTTAATGATCCCGGAACTTGAAAGAATCATTCAATCAATAGCCGAAGCTGCTAAAATTACTGGGGTAAAAATAGTTACCGGTGATACCAAAGTAGTTGAAAAAGGAAAGGGCGATCAAATTTATATTAATACTTCTGGCATTGGGGTTATCAATGCTCCCTTTATTCCTACGGGGCGAGCAGCTAAACCGGGGGATAAAATTTTAGTAAATGGTTTTTTAGGAGACCATGGGGCAGCAATATTAGCTTGCCGGGAAAATATTACCGGGGATTTTATAAGTGACTGTGCCCCTTTGAATGATTTAATTGAGCTTATATTAGAGAATTTCCCAGTTCATACTATGCGTGATCCCAGCCGTGGAGGACTTGCGGCTACTTTAAATGAAATTGCCAAACAAAGCCGAGTGGGAATTGAATTATGGGAGGAGTCTATACCTATTCGACCCCAAGTTAAAACTTTATGTGGGTATTTGGGCTTAGATGCTTTTGCTTTAGCCAACGAAGGCAAGGTAGTGGTGATTTTACCTTCGGAAGTTGCAACTGAAGTTTTAGAAACAATGAAGACCCATCCATTAGGACAAAATGCTGCAATTATAGGCGAGGTAAAAAATGAGCCCCAAGGTATAGTTTATTTAAAAAATGCTTTTGGTGGTGAAAGAATTATAGATATGCCTTTAGGGGAAAATTTACCAAGAATTTGTTGA
- the hypD gene encoding hydrogenase formation protein HypD translates to MGMINANLLKMFNNLMNLAKEKGQTINLMEVCGTHTMALFEHGIRSLLPENINLVSGPGCPVCVTGEEVIVEAMDLIENNTVTMFTFGDMMKVPGEGRTLNELKAQGFPIKVAYSPRVALEFAEKNPKIEVVFFGAGFETTAPALGAVILEAFNKKLNNFSVILSVKTVPPAIHFLFSQEIRINGFILPGHVSAVIGAKSFRFITEKYQVPAVVTGFTAEELLLGISLVVNSILKREPGYYNAYPTVVREHGNIVAQKIISEVFEIGDAYWRGIGNIPSSGLFLKEKFAKFDAKKKFGLKDRQPIIPRGCKCGEIMLGKVLPPACPLFGKACTPEKPVGACMVSSEGSCAAYFKYGRR, encoded by the coding sequence ATGGGAATGATAAATGCCAATCTTTTAAAGATGTTTAACAATCTTATGAACCTTGCTAAAGAAAAGGGACAAACGATAAATCTAATGGAGGTTTGCGGTACCCATACCATGGCTTTGTTTGAACATGGAATTCGAAGCCTGCTTCCTGAAAATATTAACCTCGTTTCGGGACCAGGTTGTCCGGTATGTGTTACTGGAGAGGAAGTAATTGTTGAAGCCATGGATTTAATTGAAAATAACACCGTAACAATGTTTACCTTTGGCGATATGATGAAAGTACCAGGAGAAGGTCGAACCTTAAATGAACTAAAAGCCCAAGGATTTCCGATAAAAGTAGCTTATTCACCTAGGGTAGCATTGGAATTTGCTGAAAAAAACCCCAAGATTGAGGTGGTTTTTTTTGGGGCTGGTTTTGAAACTACGGCTCCGGCTTTAGGAGCTGTAATCTTAGAGGCTTTTAATAAAAAACTTAACAATTTTTCGGTGATTTTATCCGTTAAGACAGTACCTCCCGCAATCCACTTTTTATTTTCCCAAGAAATTAGGATAAACGGCTTTATTTTACCAGGACATGTTTCAGCGGTAATAGGAGCAAAATCTTTTAGGTTTATTACCGAAAAATATCAAGTACCAGCAGTGGTTACAGGATTTACCGCGGAAGAGTTACTGTTGGGAATTTCTCTAGTAGTAAATTCAATTTTAAAAAGGGAACCAGGTTATTACAACGCCTATCCAACGGTGGTCCGAGAACACGGTAACATTGTTGCCCAAAAAATTATTAGTGAGGTATTTGAGATTGGTGATGCTTATTGGCGAGGTATAGGTAATATTCCTTCTTCCGGTTTATTTTTAAAGGAAAAGTTCGCAAAATTTGATGCTAAGAAGAAGTTTGGTTTAAAAGATCGGCAGCCAATTATACCGCGGGGATGTAAATGTGGAGAAATTATGCTTGGTAAAGTTTTACCTCCCGCTTGTCCTCTTTTTGGTAAAGCCTGTACTCCCGAAAAACCGGTAGGGGCTTGCATGGTGTCTAGCGAAGGTAGTTGTGCAGCTTATTTTAAATATGGTAGGAGGTAA
- a CDS encoding HypC/HybG/HupF family hydrogenase formation chaperone, with product MCLAVVGKVEKIEGELAIVDLGGVLQPVSLVMVPQVQVGDFVLIHTGYAVEIISEEAYNETMELLKELRWE from the coding sequence ATGTGTCTTGCTGTAGTAGGTAAGGTAGAAAAAATAGAAGGAGAGCTTGCTATTGTTGACTTAGGTGGGGTTTTACAGCCGGTTAGCTTGGTAATGGTACCTCAAGTCCAGGTTGGAGATTTTGTTTTAATTCACACCGGGTATGCGGTAGAAATTATTTCCGAGGAAGCTTATAATGAAACAATGGAATTATTGAAGGAGTTAAGATGGGAATGA